Genomic window (Musa acuminata AAA Group cultivar baxijiao chromosome BXJ1-9, Cavendish_Baxijiao_AAA, whole genome shotgun sequence):
ATGGGAGAAAGTGGCATTATAGTTGGAGTTGGAGTTAAGTGTGAGAGGATGAGGTAGAGGTAGAACGAAAGGAGGATGAGAATGGGGAGGAGGAGACCATGATCAAGGTGGaataggaggaggaggtggagatggagTGGTAGGAGAataaggagggggaggaggaggaagccaaaatagAGGGTGAGATGGAGAAAGCTAAGGGGCTTGGCATTTTTTCATTAAATTATCTAATATTTTTATACATTTTATTTTTAACATATCTAAAGATATTGAAGAGAGAAAATTTATAGTatttacatgagaaaaaaatgtaAAAGAGATTTTGAGATTTAGGTTTGGATTAACTCAATAGAATATTTAGTATATGTGAAGATAATAAGGAGAAATTTTTAAAAAGTATTTacacaaaaagaaaaagcatAAAAGAGAGTTTGAGGTTTAGGTTTGCATTAACTCAAAAGaatatcttttatatattttatttctattatatctaaagatattgaagaaaaaaaaactagtaTTTACATGAGAAAAACTGTAAAAGTGATGTTGAGGCTTAGATTTATGTTAACTCAAGATAATTTACTTATACATTTTATTATTTTCACTTAGTCAAAAGAAAATTGAGTTTCCACGAAACGtatcaaattaattatttttcaaaattcatattattattattattattattattattattattattattattattattgaataatCGAGGATCGTATCCAATCGAATTCATATATGATAGCCCCGACCACTCCGTGAATCACCCACTCGTCACTGCAACAGGAATCCTCGCATCATTGGGTACGTTGTGATGTGCTCAATGCTCCATCTCCATTAACTCTGCTCTCCTCGGCTGTATAGAGTGGACTCGCGCAGTGATGTATCAGCGAAGTTCGTCTGAGAAGGACATGGCGGACGGAAGCAGGCGGATGCTTGCATTACAACCCTTCTTTTGCTACAGTTGAGTTGAGTGGGCGATGGGCCACTCTCGCCACTACTTCTCTCCCCATGGAAGAGAGCAGCGTGTCGATGATGACGACAACAGGAATAGGCCACAACCTCAAAGCATGTAGATACTTGAAATTAGTACATGCTGAAACAAGTTCTTGATTTGAACTGTAAATAATAAGATAAATTTCTATGAAAAGAATTAGTAAGCATACGATTATGTGGGTGCATGAAGTCAACTTGGTTCCTGTTCTGATATCCCTTGTTTAAATCAGATCTGATCTCTTTTGGATTACATCACGGGTGATGGAGGGAAGAATCGCTTACCTGTTTCTTATACGGTGAAAgaattattcttcttttcttcttcatcatcatcatcatcacaatcTACAATCGAAGGCAAAAGATCGAACACTTTGTTCACGTATCTTTTTTGCTCCTGCAGGAGCAGTAGTGGAAGCTTGCTTTTTAAGCGTGCAATGTGCTGTCACAAGGAACGCCACCCAACGCATATGCTACAGAAACTTCTATCTTGTGAATTGGATCACTGAAAACAATTCCAACCTTGAATTTGAATCTAAAAGCTTGATTCCACACGCCACTCTCCTTGTTCTGATTATGCGTACAAGATATTGTTTGAGCAAACAATAGTTGATGAACATTATGATGTGCAAAGCAACTGGGGGACTTCGATTCTTTTAGACTGCGGAGGACTTCATCTCCTCCCGGAACGCTTCCATGTGCTCCTTCTCCACGCACTGTGTCATTATCCGAGTCCCTTTATTAGGCGCCGGCGGCGCCCCGATGATGCCGACCGCCATGAAATCGAAGTACGCGAATGGTATCACATGGAGCGGCTTCCCCCACCCGTAGTCCACGTCGAGGAAGCCCAGCCGGGTCCAATCCGACACGAACAGCGAGTCGTACGTGAACGTGAGCTCGTAGGGGTCCTCCTTGAAGTCCCCCGTCGCCCACTTGGCGAAGTCGCCAGGGAGCCCGGCCTTGGCGTCCCTGATGATCTTCACGACGTCTACGAGCTTCGCTGCAGCTACCTGGCCACTGCGGGCGGTGACGGCCACCGGGTAGAAGCAGTTGCCGTAGTAGCCACCTGCTATGGGCAGCACCTGCTGCAGGAGGTGGCGGGCGTTGGCGAAGAAGCAGAGGTGGACGTCGGCGCCGGGGTTGAGCTGGATTGAGCGGGTGCGGGCCCGCCACAGCTTCGCGATCGCGACGTCGAAGGTGGAGCAGCGCTGGCCGGTGTGCTCGAGGTACTGGGCCTTGATCTGGTTGATGGCATCGAGGCAGACGTCCATGGTGTCGTACAGCAGCTTGAACGCGGGGAGGACTGGTGGGCCGTTGGGAGGGAGCTTGGGAGGGCTGGGGATGATCTCCGGGGCCCATACCGGGTCGACGGTGGGCGTTGGCAGGCCCCGAGCAACCTCCCCGATGGCGTTGACGAACTGTGCAGCGCCGAGGCCGTCGGCGATGGTGTGGATAGAGATGAGGCCGACGACGAATCCGCCACAGGTGAATTCCGTCACCTGTCGTCGACG
Coding sequences:
- the LOC135593227 gene encoding acyl transferase 4-like codes for the protein MEISFSVTRTSCSFVAPSEPTPKDTLILSVIDRVAGLRHMVRSLHVFKHGREPARVIKEALSKVLVQYHPFAGRFVDCEHGDVSVACTGEGAWFVEATANCSLEDVKCLDLPLMISKDELLPLPSPDFDPMNLPLQMQVTEFTCGGFVVGLISIHTIADGLGAAQFVNAIGEVARGLPTPTVDPVWAPEIIPSPPKLPPNGPPVLPAFKLLYDTMDVCLDAINQIKAQYLEHTGQRCSTFDVAIAKLWRARTRSIQLNPGADVHLCFFANARHLLQQVLPIAGGYYGNCFYPVAVTARSGQVAAAKLVDVVKIIRDAKAGLPGDFAKWATGDFKEDPYELTFTYDSLFVSDWTRLGFLDVDYGWGKPLHVIPFAYFDFMAVGIIGAPPAPNKGTRIMTQCVEKEHMEAFREEMKSSAV